A single genomic interval of Peromyscus leucopus breed LL Stock chromosome 7, UCI_PerLeu_2.1, whole genome shotgun sequence harbors:
- the LOC114690990 gene encoding LOW QUALITY PROTEIN: E3 ubiquitin-protein ligase RNF6-like (The sequence of the model RefSeq protein was modified relative to this genomic sequence to represent the inferred CDS: substituted 1 base at 1 genomic stop codon), giving the protein MNPFRPPRSSGSGEEISFQENERRWQQERLHREEAYYQFINELSDEDYRLMRDHNLLGTPGDITSEELQPRLDRAKEQLASQPGSRSGSSDGDSENLRDHSDEDSLLRWLNTFQRTGNVTRSEQNGNQSXRAVSRTNPNSGEFGFSLEIHINPDNRGSGTHGEDYTDIPVSGVSRDPRQQRSSSPVAMRTRSQTSRRSSSGGDSSVPGVRHGARGQGSVQGLFSARGRLRNGIGGTLGVPRVSGHRPNVLSTHTDQSDGSNLRQREWQRFGAAHIWENRARSNVTVRNTNQRLEPIRLRPVFSSRSRSPIRTQNGTVYPNSQRQSRPLQQTGRNRSVRHRGVTQVFLEQDRARRGTVYTPLPNSRLVSRITVEEGEIIRSLAATQLHPAITLDLQVRRIRPGGP; this is encoded by the coding sequence ATGAATCCATTCAGACCTCCTAGATCAAGTGGTAGTGGAGAAGAAATCTCATTTCAAGAAAATGAGAGAAGATGGCAGCAAGAGCGTCTCCACAGAGAAGAAGCCTATTACCAGTTTATTAATGAGCTCAGTGATGAAGATTATCGGCTAATGAGAGACCATAACCTTTTAGGCACCCCTGGAGACATAACGTCAGAGGAGCTACAGCCGCGCTTAGATAGAGCAAAGGAGCAGCTGGCATCCCAGCCTGGCTCGAGGAGTGGGTCAAGTGATGGAGACTCAGAAAACCTTAGAgatcattcagatgaggattctCTGCTACGATGGCTGAACACTTTTCAGCGCACTGGAAATGTGACTCGAAGTGAACAGAATGGGAACCAAAGTTAGAGAGCTGTGAGCCGAACAAACCCAAACAGTGGAGAGTTTGGGTTCAGCCTGGAAATCCACATAAATCCTGACAACAGAGGCTCTGGAACTCATGGAGAGGATTATACAGACATTCCTGTGTCAGGTGTTAGCAGAGATCCTAGGCAGCAAAGATCATCTAGTCCTGTGGCTATGCGAACGAGAAGCCAAACCTCCAGGAGGAGTTCCAGTGGCGGTGACTCCAGTGTCCCAGGGGTTAGGCATGGTGCAAGGGGGCAGGGTTCAGTGCAAGGATTGTTCTCAGCACGGGGAAGGTTAAGAAATGGAATTGGAGGAACACTTGGTGTTCCTAGAGTTAGTGGCCATCGCCCTAATGTCCTCAGCACTCACACAGACCAGTCAGATGGTAGTAATCTCAGGCAAAGGGAATGGCAGCGGTTTGGAGCAGCACATATTTGGGAAAACAGGGCTAGAAGTAATGTTACAGTGAGAAACACAAACCAAAGATTAGAGCCAATAAGATTGCGTCCTGTTTTCAGTAGTCGAAGCCGGTCCCCAATTCGGACACAGAATGGTACTGTATATCCTAATTCCCAACGGCAGAGTAGACCACTTCAGCAAACTGGTAGGAACAGATCTGTTAGGCATAGAGGTGTAACTCAAGTCTTTCTGGAGCAAGATAGAGCACGCAGAGGTACCGTTTATACACCGCTGCCCAACTCAAGACTTGTGTCAAGAATAAcagtagaagaaggagaaatcaTCAGGTCCTTAGCTGCCACACAGCTCCATCCAGCAATCACACTAGACCTGCAAGTCAGGAGGATTCGTCCTGGAGGTCCATAA